One window from the genome of Williamwhitmania sp. encodes:
- a CDS encoding ammonium transporter produces the protein MLETGSTGFMLLACSLVMLMTPGLAFFYGGLATKRNILGIMIQSFVSLGWTTVLWFIFGYSLCFSGGAGGIIGNLDKAFLSGVTVNSMYTNGKIPEIVFIAYQMMFAIITPALITGAFVNRVTFKSYLIFLTFWQILVYYPFVHMVWGGGILAEWGVLDFAGGIVVHATAGFAALASVFYVGARVDKNSKPNSIPLVAIGSGLLWFGWYGFNAGSEVCVDKTTAIAFLNTDVAASFATISWVIVEWSREKKPKLLGLLTGGIAGLATITPCAGYVPLWAAALIGTMAGIVCYMAVQLKNKMHWDDALDVWGVHGVGGVLGSILLGVFASKAVNANGV, from the coding sequence ATGCTCGAAACTGGTTCAACGGGATTTATGCTGCTAGCCTGCAGCTTGGTCATGCTGATGACCCCCGGATTAGCTTTTTTCTATGGTGGTTTAGCCACCAAGAGGAATATCCTCGGTATTATGATCCAAAGCTTTGTATCCTTAGGATGGACAACTGTGCTTTGGTTCATTTTTGGCTACTCGCTCTGCTTTAGCGGCGGTGCTGGTGGCATTATAGGAAACCTCGATAAGGCTTTCTTAAGCGGTGTTACCGTGAATAGCATGTACACTAATGGTAAGATTCCGGAGATAGTCTTCATTGCCTATCAGATGATGTTTGCCATTATCACTCCGGCGCTTATTACGGGTGCCTTTGTAAATCGGGTAACCTTTAAATCCTACCTTATTTTCCTCACTTTCTGGCAAATTCTGGTTTACTACCCATTTGTACACATGGTATGGGGTGGTGGAATACTTGCAGAATGGGGCGTTCTCGACTTTGCTGGCGGTATAGTTGTTCATGCAACAGCAGGTTTTGCAGCACTTGCAAGCGTATTCTATGTTGGAGCCCGCGTGGATAAAAACTCCAAGCCCAACTCCATTCCACTGGTTGCGATTGGCAGCGGTCTACTTTGGTTCGGCTGGTACGGCTTTAACGCCGGTAGCGAAGTGTGCGTGGACAAAACAACTGCCATTGCCTTCCTTAATACCGACGTAGCCGCCTCCTTTGCAACTATCTCTTGGGTAATTGTAGAGTGGTCACGAGAGAAGAAACCAAAATTGCTCGGGCTACTTACTGGTGGAATTGCCGGATTGGCAACCATTACCCCTTGCGCTGGTTACGTTCCCCTTTGGGCTGCAGCTTTAATTGGAACTATGGCCGGGATTGTTTGCTACATGGCCGTTCAACTTAAGAACAAAATGCATTGGGACGATGCTCTTGATGTTTGGGGTGTTCACGGCGTTGGTGGCGTTCTTGGTTCAATTCTCTTGGGCGTTTTTGCATCCAAGGCAGTTAATGCCAATGGAGTT
- a CDS encoding TorF family putative porin: protein MKRLLILIALASTAAITNAQTQPAGEPQQSTSPFEVTLGSDFMSRYVWRGTDFGHSPSIQPSLKVSAKGFTLGAWGAFTTSNSTTAQETDLYLSYTTPNSLLTFTATDYFFPNEAVAKNQYFNYNKNETGHIMEGSISLNPSEKLPIGLLAGYNFYGADKDNSVYLELSYNATLNGVPLSIFCGGTTDKGIYGTEAGVVNLGVKATKEVKITETFKLPISASFITNPQTGNVFLVFGLTI, encoded by the coding sequence ATGAAAAGACTGCTGATTCTCATAGCTCTGGCGTCTACCGCGGCTATAACCAACGCACAGACCCAGCCTGCAGGAGAACCTCAACAATCTACCTCCCCTTTTGAAGTAACTCTCGGTTCAGATTTTATGAGCCGCTACGTGTGGAGGGGAACTGATTTTGGCCACTCGCCCAGTATACAACCCTCTCTTAAGGTGAGTGCAAAAGGATTCACCCTCGGTGCTTGGGGAGCCTTTACAACCTCGAACAGTACAACAGCTCAGGAAACGGATCTTTATCTCTCCTACACCACCCCTAACAGCCTGTTGACCTTCACCGCAACCGACTACTTCTTCCCCAATGAGGCAGTTGCTAAAAATCAATACTTCAACTATAACAAAAACGAGACTGGACACATCATGGAGGGCTCCATTAGCCTAAACCCATCTGAAAAACTGCCCATAGGCCTTTTAGCCGGCTATAACTTCTACGGCGCCGACAAGGACAACTCCGTTTATCTTGAGTTATCGTACAATGCCACACTCAATGGAGTACCCCTCTCCATATTCTGTGGAGGTACCACCGACAAGGGAATATACGGAACCGAAGCTGGCGTTGTGAACCTTGGTGTAAAAGCAACCAAGGAAGTAAAGATTACTGAAACCTTTAAGCTGCCCATTTCGGCCAGTTTTATCACTAACCCACAAACCGGCAACGTTTTCCTCGTTTTCGGACTAACCATTTAA
- a CDS encoding response regulator transcription factor yields the protein MEPIRVALIDDHQLVRDGIKSLIHSGGNMMVVVEASSPELFFAELEKAQPEVVLMDISMPGMSGIEATQIISQKFPTIKVIILSMFTSEEFIQKAIVAGAKGYLPKNTSKQELLEAITKVYNGEEYYGKEIAEVLLSNLVKKAKTEKTELPEDKLSKRELEILLLVAKGMTNSHIADKLFISVKTVEAHKAHIMQKMQLTSHIDLIKMAIQLLSRNESTN from the coding sequence ATGGAACCCATTCGAGTAGCACTTATTGATGACCACCAGCTGGTGCGAGATGGCATAAAATCGCTTATTCATTCAGGCGGAAACATGATGGTGGTAGTTGAAGCATCATCGCCGGAACTGTTTTTTGCAGAATTGGAAAAGGCACAGCCAGAGGTAGTATTGATGGATATTTCGATGCCGGGAATGTCGGGAATTGAAGCCACGCAGATTATTTCTCAGAAATTCCCAACTATAAAAGTTATCATTCTTTCGATGTTTACCTCTGAGGAGTTTATCCAAAAGGCCATTGTAGCAGGTGCCAAAGGCTACCTTCCCAAAAACACGTCGAAGCAGGAGCTGCTAGAAGCCATTACCAAGGTTTACAATGGAGAGGAATACTATGGAAAAGAAATAGCTGAGGTGCTGCTCTCCAACCTAGTAAAAAAAGCAAAGACCGAGAAAACAGAACTTCCAGAAGATAAGCTGTCCAAAAGAGAGTTGGAAATTCTCCTTCTAGTAGCCAAGGGGATGACCAACAGCCACATTGCCGACAAGCTATTTATAAGCGTTAAGACTGTGGAAGCTCACAAGGCTCATATCATGCAAAAAATGCAGCTAACCTCGCATATCGACCTTATCAAAATGGCCATCCAACTTTTATCACGCAACGAGAGCACGAATTAA